A portion of the Edaphobacter bradus genome contains these proteins:
- a CDS encoding 6-phosphofructokinase: MRIGILTGGGDCPGLNAVIRAVVRKGIYHYRDEFVGFMEGWRGVIDDVTMPLTLETTSGILQKGGTILRSSRTNVKKIPGGLEKCLEVIGRHKLDALIALGGDDTQSISLALSEKGVKCVGVPKTIDNDLSGTDACFGFDTAVTIATEAVDRLHSTAEAHNRVLVCEVMGRDAGWISITAGIAGGADAILVPEVPIDIEEVCRLLKYRHDHGKKFGIVVVAEGAMFPEGEQATQGKSVDSFGHVRLSGIGQALAEEIEKRTKFETRSVNLGHTQRGGTPSAYDRVLASRYGVKAIDLVHEGKFGRLVVLKGTEISDIPLADAIAKTRTVGQDLLDVMASLQPPKSAS; encoded by the coding sequence ATGCGCATCGGAATATTGACTGGCGGCGGCGATTGCCCGGGATTGAATGCGGTCATTCGCGCCGTGGTTCGCAAGGGAATCTATCACTACAGGGATGAGTTTGTCGGGTTCATGGAGGGCTGGCGCGGGGTTATCGACGATGTGACCATGCCGCTGACGCTGGAGACGACGTCGGGAATTCTGCAGAAGGGTGGGACGATTCTGCGGTCTTCGCGGACGAACGTGAAGAAGATCCCGGGCGGCCTTGAGAAGTGTCTTGAGGTGATCGGCAGGCACAAGCTGGATGCGCTGATTGCGCTGGGCGGTGACGATACGCAGTCGATCAGCCTTGCGCTGAGCGAAAAGGGGGTGAAGTGCGTCGGAGTTCCGAAGACGATCGATAACGACTTGAGCGGCACGGATGCCTGCTTCGGGTTTGATACGGCTGTGACGATTGCGACCGAGGCTGTGGACCGGCTGCACTCGACCGCGGAAGCGCACAACCGCGTGCTGGTGTGCGAGGTGATGGGCCGCGACGCGGGATGGATTTCGATTACGGCTGGGATTGCGGGAGGGGCTGATGCGATTCTGGTTCCAGAGGTTCCGATCGACATCGAAGAGGTCTGCCGGCTGCTGAAGTATCGGCACGATCACGGGAAGAAGTTCGGAATCGTCGTAGTGGCCGAGGGAGCGATGTTTCCCGAGGGCGAGCAGGCGACCCAGGGGAAGAGCGTGGACTCGTTCGGCCACGTGCGGTTGAGCGGGATCGGGCAGGCTCTGGCCGAGGAGATCGAGAAGCGGACCAAGTTTGAGACGCGCAGCGTGAATCTGGGGCATACCCAGCGTGGCGGGACGCCTTCGGCTTACGACAGGGTGCTGGCTTCGAGGTATGGCGTGAAGGCAATCGATCTTGTTCACGAGGGGAAGTTTGGGAGGCTGGTGGTGCTGAAGGGGACGGAGATCTCGGATATTCCATTGGCCGATGCGATTGCGAAAACCCGGACCGTCGGGCAGGATCTCCTGGACGTGATGGCCAGCCTGCAGCCTCCGAAGAGCGCTTCGTGA
- a CDS encoding helix-turn-helix domain-containing protein: MAGMTQAAAREVMDIRQASEYLGISGDTLYRYASEGFIPAFKLGNRWRFKKSLLDAWMDEKSGVKPQAPAVVAPKQKKPAGRAR, from the coding sequence ATGGCTGGCATGACGCAGGCTGCAGCTCGCGAGGTGATGGATATCCGGCAGGCGTCGGAGTATCTGGGCATCAGCGGCGATACGCTGTACCGCTATGCGTCGGAGGGATTCATCCCGGCGTTCAAGCTGGGGAACCGCTGGCGGTTCAAGAAGTCGCTGCTGGACGCGTGGATGGATGAGAAGAGTGGAGTGAAGCCACAGGCTCCGGCGGTGGTGGCCCCGAAGCAGAAGAAGCCGGCTGGACGGGCTCGCTGA
- a CDS encoding DNA-3-methyladenine glycosylase I yields MKVIIRCSWAESDPLLRSYHDEEWGVPEYDSRSLWEKLMLDGFQAGLSWLTILRKREAFREAFHGFDPEAVARMSEADVKRLLADSGIVRSRAKIEATIGGARAYLKMRDEGEDFSVFVWGMAGGKPIRNKTGIVHAKTPLSEEMSKALKKRGFKFVGPVIVHAWMQATGVVDDHSPKCFRRHQA; encoded by the coding sequence ATGAAAGTGATTATTCGTTGCTCCTGGGCGGAGAGTGATCCGCTGCTCCGGTCGTATCACGACGAAGAATGGGGAGTTCCCGAGTACGACAGCCGTTCCCTATGGGAGAAGCTGATGCTGGATGGATTTCAGGCGGGCTTGTCCTGGTTGACGATCCTGCGTAAGCGTGAGGCCTTTCGTGAGGCGTTTCACGGATTCGACCCTGAAGCTGTTGCCCGAATGAGCGAGGCCGATGTGAAGCGGCTTCTGGCCGATTCCGGGATTGTTCGGTCGCGAGCGAAGATCGAGGCTACCATCGGCGGGGCTCGCGCCTACCTGAAGATGCGGGATGAGGGCGAGGACTTCTCGGTTTTTGTGTGGGGCATGGCGGGTGGAAAACCGATTCGGAACAAAACGGGTATCGTTCATGCGAAGACGCCGCTCTCGGAGGAGATGTCGAAGGCCTTGAAGAAGAGAGGATTCAAGTTTGTCGGGCCCGTGATCGTCCACGCGTGGATGCAGGCTACGGGCGTCGTTGACGATCATTCTCCTAAATGCTTCCGCAGACATCAGGCTTAG
- a CDS encoding metallophosphoesterase, with protein MPGSRGDNRSLFSRRQFILGSGVAAAGMVLYSGEIARHELDTVRQTIPIANLPAPFHDFRIVQLSDIHLDEFTEPFFLERVVKHINALKPDLVLLTGDFITRGSLTFLSSRHAAHRCAEILSTLTAPQVYAVLGNHDVAVDASLVIGALGSFRIPVLVNQHVPIERNDARLWLCGAEDPGTSHPDLDLTVPAKPDGPVILMAHEPDYADTVVEHPRGPLVDLMLAGHSHGGQIRLPFAGALILPPMGQKYVEGHFRFNQMQLYVNRGLGTVGLPFRLNCPPEVTVLTLQPA; from the coding sequence ATGCCCGGTTCCCGAGGCGACAATCGGTCGCTCTTCTCGCGTCGTCAGTTCATCCTCGGCTCCGGCGTCGCCGCGGCAGGCATGGTGCTGTACTCGGGCGAGATCGCCCGCCACGAGTTGGACACTGTTCGCCAGACGATCCCCATCGCCAATCTTCCCGCCCCATTCCACGACTTCCGAATCGTCCAGCTCAGCGACATCCACCTTGACGAGTTCACCGAGCCCTTCTTCCTCGAGCGCGTCGTCAAACACATCAACGCTCTCAAACCCGACCTCGTCCTCCTCACCGGAGACTTCATCACCCGGGGCTCACTCACCTTCCTCAGCTCCCGCCACGCTGCCCACCGCTGCGCCGAGATCCTCAGCACCCTTACCGCCCCCCAGGTCTACGCCGTTCTCGGCAACCACGACGTCGCTGTGGACGCCTCCCTCGTCATCGGCGCTCTCGGCAGCTTCCGTATCCCTGTCCTCGTCAACCAGCACGTCCCTATTGAGCGCAACGATGCCCGTCTCTGGCTCTGCGGAGCCGAAGACCCCGGCACGAGCCACCCCGATCTCGATCTCACTGTTCCCGCGAAGCCCGACGGCCCCGTCATCCTCATGGCCCATGAGCCCGACTACGCCGACACAGTCGTCGAGCACCCGCGCGGCCCGCTCGTCGATCTCATGCTCGCCGGACACTCCCACGGCGGCCAGATCCGTCTCCCCTTCGCCGGTGCGCTTATCCTTCCACCTATGGGCCAGAAGTACGTCGAGGGCCACTTCCGCTTCAACCAGATGCAGCTCTACGTCAACCGCGGCCTCGGCACCGTAGGTCTGCCCTTCCGCCTCAACTGCCCACCCGAAGTCACAGTCCTCACCCTGCAACCGGCCTGA